In Microbacterium sp. No. 7, the genomic window ACAGGACACGGCTGGGCGTCGCGATCCGCGCCACCGCGGAGAACCCGAGGGTCGCGTCGACCTTCGGCATCAACGTGGGCAGGATGCGATCGCTCACCTTCATCGTCGGCTCGGGCTTCGCGGGCCTCGCCGCCGTCATCCTCGTGATGAAGTACGGCAGCATCACGCCCGTGCTCGGCATCGAGTTCACGCTCAAGGCGCTCATCGTCGCCGTCATCGGCGGCACCGGCAAGATCATCGGCGCGGTCATCGCGGCGTTCGGCCTCGGCATCATCGAGGCGATGACGACCGCATACCTCGGTGCCGACATGGTCGTGCTCGTCGGCTACGGCCTGCTGCTGCTGTTCGTCATCCTGCTGCCGGAGGGCATCTTCCGTCAGCGTGTCCGAAGGGCGGGCTAGCCATGAACCTCGACTACGAGCTGCTCCTGATCCTGCTCGGCATCAATGCGATCGGTGCCCTGGGCTTCTACTTCACCCTCTCCAGCGGCCAGTTCTCGCTCGCGCACGGCGCGTTGTTCGGCATCGGCGGATACGCGGGCGGATACGTCTCGACGGCGCTCGGCATGCCGCTGCCCGTCGCCCTCGTCGCGGGCTTCGTCGTGGCGGCGGTCGTCGGCGGCGTTCTGGCACGGCTGCTGGCACGGGTGCGCGGTCTGTACTTCGCGGTCGCGACCCTCGCCTTCGGCGTCGTCGCGATGGAGCTCGTCAAACGCATCCCCGGTCTGGGCGGCGCTTTCGGCCTCGGCGGCATCCCGCGCTATACGAGCCTCGTCGTCGTGCTCGTCGTCCTGGTCGTCGTGGCGGTCGCCGTGTACCTGTTCGATCGATCGCCGCTCTACGTCGCGCACGCCGCGGCCCGCGTCGATCAGGATGCCGCAGTCGTGATGGGCATCGACGTGGCGCGCACACGCGGCATCGCGTTCGCGATCGGCGGCGGCATCGCGGGCATGGCCGGCGTGCTGTACGCGGGCTTCACGACGATCGTGTCGGCCGACACCGGCAGCTTCACCCACAGCCTGGCGTTCCTGCTCATGGTCGTCATCGGCGGCGCGAACAGCTGGCGGGGCCCCATCCTCGGCGCGGCCATCTGGACGGCGATGCCCGAGCTGCTGCGCGCGACCGACGAGTGGCGCATGGTCGTCTTCGGCGTCGCGGCGATCGCGATCATCGTCTGGCGGCCGCAGGGCATCATCCCACGACGCATCTTCCGTCCGCGCCGCGCCGAGAGGCGGCACGCCGTCGAGCCGGCGTCCGGAGCAGGCGGATGAACGCGCGTCCGCACAACACCTCCACCCAACACGAAGGAGTGATCATGTCCGACACCACCCCCGCCCTCGTCAATCCGTTCACCGTCGAGGGGCAGGTGCTGCTCGTCTCCGGCGGCGGCGGCGCGATCGGCGGCGCGATCGGCCGGGTCTTCGCCCGGTCGGGCGGTGCGAAGGTCGCCGTCGCCGACCTGGCCGGCAACCCGCGGCACCACGAGCTCGCGGCCGAGCTGCGCGCGGAGGGCTTCGAGGCGGTCGCCGTCGACGGCGACATCACCGTCGAGGCCGAGGCGAACGCGCTCGTCGCGCAGGTCGAGAACGAGCTCGGTCCCGTCGACATCCTCGTCAACAACGCGGGCATCGCCAGCCAGACGCCGTTCTGGGAGACCACGTTCGACGACTGGCTGCGCGGGCTCAACGTGCATCTGAACGGCAGCTACCTGCTCACCCGTGCCGTCGTGAACGGCATGCGCGAGCGCGGGCGCGGCTCTCTCATCCAGATGAGCTCGATCGCCGCGCAGCAGGGCACGCTCACGGGCGACGCGGCGTACTCGACGGCCAAGGCCGGCCTGGTCGGCTTCACCAAGACGCTCGCGCAGACGCTCGGCCCCTTCGGCATCCGTGCCAACGCGATCGCCCCGGGGGTCGTCGACACGCCGCTGCTGCACTCCGTGCACAACGAGGAGAGCCTGGGCCGCATCCTCGCGCGGGTGCCGATGCGCTCGCTCATCGACCCGGTCGAGATCGCCAACGTCGCGCTGTTCCTCGCCTCGCCCGGATCGGCGCAGGTCACGGGCCTCACGGTCGACGTCGGCGGCATGGTCATGCGTTGAGCCCGCGGCCGACGCCCGGGGATCCCCTGTCCCGAGAACGGGGGATCCCCGGGCGGGCGCGGCGGCCGGCGGGATCAGCCGCCGGCGGGGAGGACGATCGCGCTCGGGCCGTCGGCGAACTGCTGGCCGGTCGGGACGGGCTCGTGCGCGGACCGGACGAGGCCGCCGTCGGGCTGGATGCGCCACGTCGTGATGTCGACGGGACGCTCCTTGCCGAACGCGGGAGACGACACGAGATAGAGCCACTCGCCGTTCGACGAGATCGTCGAGGTCGCCGGTCCGACGCCCGTCGCGAAGGGCGAGCCC contains:
- a CDS encoding branched-chain amino acid ABC transporter permease, producing MNLDYELLLILLGINAIGALGFYFTLSSGQFSLAHGALFGIGGYAGGYVSTALGMPLPVALVAGFVVAAVVGGVLARLLARVRGLYFAVATLAFGVVAMELVKRIPGLGGAFGLGGIPRYTSLVVVLVVLVVVAVAVYLFDRSPLYVAHAAARVDQDAAVVMGIDVARTRGIAFAIGGGIAGMAGVLYAGFTTIVSADTGSFTHSLAFLLMVVIGGANSWRGPILGAAIWTAMPELLRATDEWRMVVFGVAAIAIIVWRPQGIIPRRIFRPRRAERRHAVEPASGAGG
- a CDS encoding SDR family NAD(P)-dependent oxidoreductase, which translates into the protein MSDTTPALVNPFTVEGQVLLVSGGGGAIGGAIGRVFARSGGAKVAVADLAGNPRHHELAAELRAEGFEAVAVDGDITVEAEANALVAQVENELGPVDILVNNAGIASQTPFWETTFDDWLRGLNVHLNGSYLLTRAVVNGMRERGRGSLIQMSSIAAQQGTLTGDAAYSTAKAGLVGFTKTLAQTLGPFGIRANAIAPGVVDTPLLHSVHNEESLGRILARVPMRSLIDPVEIANVALFLASPGSAQVTGLTVDVGGMVMR